The genome window TTCCGGCTTTTCCCGCATCAGTTGGGACGACGCGCTTGGCCTCTGGGCCGAAAAGATTTCGCAAAGCCGCGCGCAGTACGGGCCACATTCCGTAATGTCCCTCACGGGCGCAGGTTCGATGACATTTTCAAAGCAGCTTATCCCGGCCTTTTATTCGGCGCTTGGAGGATGTTCCGCCACAAAGGGCAGCCTCTGCTCGACCATCGGCTCTACCGGCCTTAAAGAATCTACCTGCGGCTTCGGCGTGCCGTATCTTTCATTTGAAGAGATGGGCAAGGCGCGCGGCATACTTTTTTGGGGACGCAACAGCTTCGCCACTCAGCCAAATCAGACGCCGTTTTTATTTTCGTTTGTAAACAACGGGGGCGAGACCGCCTCTATTGAGATACGGCGCTCAGAAACCGCGGACTCGTGCAAACAATTCTGGCGCGTGGCTCCCGGCGGCGACTGGGCGCTTGCCGCGTGGCTCTGCCGTGAACTTTTAGAACGCGGCGCGGACTGTAAAAAATGGCGCGGCCGCTGCGACAACGCTGATAAATTTGTCTCCTTCATCAATTCAATAAATAAAAACGGACTTCTTGCCGCCGCCGGCATCCCCGAGGAGACGGCGCATGAAATATACGAATGGCTCGCGTCGCACGCGCCGGTCACGCACATCCTGGGCTACGGAGCGCAGAGGTACTGCCACGGCGACCTCCAGTTCAGATGGATATTCGCGCTTTCCGTGCTCCTTGGCGGTTTTGAGAACGCGGCGGCGGGGCTTTCGTTCAGCAAGGACGAGGGCGCGCTCTTTCCGGCCGGGCTCTTTGAAAGATGCGAAAATGTGCGGCGCTTCGGCGTCTCGTCATGGCCTTCGGAAATAATCGCAGCCGACCCTCCCGTGCGCGTGCTGAACATCATGTGCTGCAATCCGGCGCAGCAGACGCCTGACGCGGCCGCTGTCGAAAAGGCTTTTTCCGCAGTTGATTTCAAGGCGTGCAGCGAAATGTTCATGACAAAGACGGCGCAGCTCTGCGACTTAGTTCTGCCTTCATCAATATATCTTGAAGAGGAGGACTGGATCGGCGCCTACGGCCACAGCTACCTCTCGCACAACGAAAAAATAACGGAACCGCGCGCCGGATGCAAAAGCGATCTGC of Cloacibacillus sp. contains these proteins:
- a CDS encoding molybdopterin-dependent oxidoreductase; translated protein: MSAEWKYTACPYDCPCTCSIKARHINGVVEMQPNTDNKWSRFVCAKGRRSIDRLHDPHRLTSPLLKGPSGFSRISWDDALGLWAEKISQSRAQYGPHSVMSLTGAGSMTFSKQLIPAFYSALGGCSATKGSLCSTIGSTGLKESTCGFGVPYLSFEEMGKARGILFWGRNSFATQPNQTPFLFSFVNNGGETASIEIRRSETADSCKQFWRVAPGGDWALAAWLCRELLERGADCKKWRGRCDNADKFVSFINSINKNGLLAAAGIPEETAHEIYEWLASHAPVTHILGYGAQRYCHGDLQFRWIFALSVLLGGFENAAAGLSFSKDEGALFPAGLFERCENVRRFGVSSWPSEIIAADPPVRVLNIMCCNPAQQTPDAAAVEKAFSAVDFKACSEMFMTKTAQLCDLVLPSSIYLEEEDWIGAYGHSYLSHNEKITEPRAGCKSDLQIYDELARKLGLDLDLSQLYAKMNDALLADSRLKSAGKNLYKWSEPCYWKLPESRALLPDRAPQQMMPPKGYIRLVTVHSDRYINGQSADAPSCAKELVIRLSEHLCEKRGIATGDEVCVLSENGAGINMRAEADASLSPGTAWTYQGLPEINMLTSARPAPGKGAAYAECFVKVFKL